In one Neobacillus sp. CF12 genomic region, the following are encoded:
- a CDS encoding sugar ABC transporter substrate-binding protein, whose amino-acid sequence MKKWLTVIILFGIAGFAFFTLLGKSPDKEKPTMQVELTFLRNLANPAFNQAYEEMIAAFEATHPTIKINMQSMHWGSEYELRLRTELAAGNHPDIMAIDSPNLALYANSGSLLSIDSYMKEEGNIDDIPEGVLKGLTYKDEIYLAPIVESSIALFYNMNLFSEAGIPFPSGDPNHPMTWDEVLEIAKKINNPAKGVIGIDPAQGFNVGEGPAYFKMPILWQFGADVISPDGSTAQGYLNSKEALEALQFYQDLYRKHGVAAVEMPPAPFETDKLGMTILGSWAISELQQTPGFVLGEDYGVAPLPKGKHQVVPNGGWALGISSKTKHPEEAWEFVKFATGYEGSKLFVEISGDLPARYSVARDFPELNEYPKNIFVQQDQNYSRNRPVTPAYPVISEAIKELFEDVGLEGENVEEAANKAVEKINNGLKDIKK is encoded by the coding sequence GTGAAGAAATGGTTAACCGTCATCATTCTTTTTGGTATAGCGGGATTTGCCTTTTTTACTTTATTAGGAAAAAGTCCAGATAAAGAGAAACCGACGATGCAAGTGGAGCTGACCTTTTTACGAAATTTAGCGAATCCAGCGTTTAATCAAGCCTATGAAGAAATGATTGCTGCCTTTGAAGCAACGCACCCTACTATTAAGATTAATATGCAATCGATGCACTGGGGAAGTGAATACGAATTAAGGCTGCGTACTGAACTGGCGGCAGGAAACCATCCGGATATTATGGCAATTGATAGTCCGAACCTGGCTCTTTATGCAAATTCCGGTTCGCTATTATCGATTGATTCGTATATGAAAGAGGAAGGCAATATTGACGATATCCCTGAAGGCGTATTAAAGGGTTTAACCTATAAGGATGAAATTTACCTTGCCCCCATTGTGGAATCGAGTATTGCCTTATTTTATAATATGAATCTTTTTAGTGAGGCCGGAATCCCCTTTCCTTCAGGTGATCCAAACCATCCTATGACGTGGGATGAAGTACTGGAGATTGCTAAAAAAATCAACAATCCGGCAAAAGGTGTGATAGGGATTGACCCGGCTCAAGGCTTTAATGTTGGAGAAGGACCTGCTTATTTTAAAATGCCGATCCTTTGGCAGTTCGGAGCAGATGTGATTAGTCCAGATGGGTCAACCGCACAGGGATATCTCAATTCTAAGGAAGCATTAGAGGCCTTGCAATTTTATCAAGATTTATATCGTAAGCATGGGGTAGCGGCCGTTGAAATGCCACCTGCTCCTTTTGAAACAGATAAGCTTGGGATGACGATATTGGGTTCTTGGGCAATATCGGAATTGCAACAAACTCCTGGTTTTGTGCTAGGAGAAGATTATGGGGTCGCCCCGCTGCCGAAGGGGAAACATCAAGTTGTCCCGAATGGCGGCTGGGCACTTGGGATCTCATCCAAAACGAAGCATCCAGAGGAAGCCTGGGAATTTGTGAAATTCGCTACTGGGTATGAGGGTTCGAAATTGTTCGTTGAAATCTCCGGGGATTTACCTGCAAGGTATTCAGTTGCAAGAGACTTCCCGGAACTCAATGAATATCCCAAAAATATCTTTGTCCAACAAGACCAAAACTACTCGAGAAATCGACCGGTAACTCCAGCCTATCCAGTCATCAGCGAAGCGATTAAGGAATTGTTTGAAGACGTCGGGCTTGAAGGGGAAAATGTTGAAGAGGCCGCTAACAAAGCAGTAGAGAAGATTAATAATGGTTTAAAAGATATCAAAAAGTAA
- a CDS encoding nuclease-related domain-containing protein, whose product MPYKARSESVVLKTLRLLNKRMKLTEDDQRYYQNQEKGYAGEVQFDVFTEKLQRSCYILNDLLLENNKSSFQLDSSLIFQGTFSLFEVKNFEGEYVYDAEYFKTLSGRDIQNPLDQLKRSKLLLSQLLQSLGSKLTVEAYVIFINPQFTLYQTPPDLPFILPTQLDRFMSKLDQKPSLLNQSHKNLADKLISLHQTESPYTQLPMYEYDQIKKGMTCKVCHSFSVSVVGKKVVCKECGCEEMVALAIMRNVEEFKLLFPERKITTNIIQDWCGIVPCKKTISRSLGKNLKIIGKGQWAFYE is encoded by the coding sequence ATGCCATACAAAGCCCGGAGTGAATCAGTAGTATTAAAGACTCTTAGACTTTTAAACAAACGAATGAAATTAACCGAGGATGATCAAAGATATTATCAAAACCAAGAAAAAGGATATGCAGGGGAAGTTCAATTTGATGTATTTACGGAGAAGCTTCAACGTAGTTGCTATATTTTGAATGATTTGCTATTGGAAAATAACAAATCAAGTTTCCAACTTGATTCATCCCTCATTTTTCAAGGGACCTTTTCCCTTTTTGAAGTCAAAAATTTCGAAGGCGAGTACGTTTATGATGCTGAATATTTTAAAACACTCAGCGGACGAGATATCCAGAACCCGTTGGACCAATTAAAAAGAAGCAAGTTATTGCTGAGTCAGCTTCTTCAATCGCTAGGGAGTAAACTAACAGTTGAAGCATATGTCATTTTCATTAACCCCCAGTTTACGTTATACCAAACTCCACCTGACCTGCCATTTATTCTCCCTACCCAACTTGACCGCTTTATGAGCAAATTGGATCAAAAACCTTCACTGCTCAATCAGTCGCATAAAAATCTTGCGGACAAGCTTATTTCATTGCACCAGACAGAATCACCCTATACCCAGTTGCCTATGTATGAGTATGATCAGATAAAAAAGGGGATGACGTGCAAGGTATGCCATAGTTTTTCAGTGTCTGTCGTGGGGAAAAAAGTTGTATGCAAAGAGTGCGGTTGTGAAGAAATGGTCGCACTTGCCATCATGCGTAATGTAGAGGAATTTAAGCTCCTATTTCCAGAACGCAAAATCACCACAAATATCATTCAGGATTGGTGTGGGATCGTTCCTTGTAAAAAAACAATAAGCCGGTCACTGGGAAAGAATCTTAAAATTATAGGTAAGGGTCAATGGGCTTTTTATGAATGA
- a CDS encoding ABC transporter permease subunit, with translation MPVSKPATTTKLSKNLTYIKKNYILYLLIAPAVILTIIFKYIPIYGATIAFKDFSPIRGITGSEWVGFKHFTSFLTSPNFIEILMNTIKLSSFELLIAFPIPILLALMLNQLRKSGVKKNVQLALYAPHFISVVVVSGMVFLFLSPVGPINAVLSTFLDKPISFMSDPDYFRTIYIWSGVWQGAGWASIVYVAALANVDPQLHEAATLDGASLLQRIWHIDLPTLKPVMAVLFILAAGGIMGIGFEKAYLLQTPMNSPSSEIIATYVYKRGLLAGDYSFATAVGLFNAVVNVILLGVVNQVVKKLNEGEGLV, from the coding sequence ATACCAGTTAGCAAACCAGCAACAACTACAAAACTAAGCAAGAATCTTACTTACATTAAAAAGAACTACATTCTTTATTTACTTATTGCTCCTGCTGTTATTCTTACAATTATTTTTAAGTACATCCCCATATACGGCGCGACAATTGCCTTTAAAGATTTTAGTCCGATCCGGGGGATTACGGGGAGTGAATGGGTAGGTTTTAAACATTTTACCAGTTTCCTAACGTCGCCTAATTTCATCGAAATATTAATGAACACGATTAAATTGAGTTCATTTGAACTCCTCATAGCATTCCCTATTCCCATTCTATTGGCTCTTATGTTAAACCAGTTGCGAAAATCAGGTGTAAAAAAGAATGTTCAGTTAGCCCTATATGCACCGCATTTCATATCTGTGGTTGTCGTGTCGGGAATGGTCTTTCTTTTTCTATCACCGGTTGGACCCATTAATGCAGTGTTATCAACCTTTTTAGATAAGCCGATCTCATTCATGTCTGACCCAGATTATTTTAGGACGATCTATATTTGGTCTGGTGTATGGCAAGGTGCGGGTTGGGCATCGATCGTTTATGTTGCCGCACTCGCAAACGTTGACCCGCAGCTACATGAAGCAGCAACACTAGACGGGGCGTCACTCCTACAACGAATTTGGCATATCGATCTTCCAACGCTTAAGCCAGTGATGGCAGTCTTGTTTATCTTAGCGGCTGGAGGAATCATGGGAATTGGTTTCGAAAAGGCGTATTTATTACAAACGCCAATGAATTCACCATCATCAGAAATTATCGCTACTTATGTTTATAAACGAGGGCTGCTGGCAGGAGATTATTCGTTTGCAACCGCAGTTGGATTATTTAATGCCGTTGTAAATGTGATATTACTTGGAGTTGTCAATCAAGTGGTTAAGAAACTAAACGAAGGCGAAGGACTCGTTTAA
- a CDS encoding carbohydrate ABC transporter permease: MNNQIKHARGDRILLLTNNILLTIIVLAIVGPLLYVFLSSFLEPNAIIRKGLSLHASDWSLEGYKRLFTDDTIVRGFFNSLLYSTGFTIVTVLVCLFAGYTLSVEGLVGKKLFMIFFLFTMFFGGGLIPTYFVIRDLGMLNTIWAIILPGAVNVWFIILARTYFKAVPNELKEAARIDGASDLKIFFKIILPLSKPIIFVLALYAFIGQWNAYFDAMIYLDDRELHPLQLVLRSILIQNEVQPGMVADVEARNELMRISEMIRYSSIVIASLPLLIMYPFFQKYFEKGVMVGSLK, from the coding sequence ATGAATAATCAAATCAAACATGCAAGAGGCGACCGAATACTGCTTCTGACCAACAATATTCTCCTAACGATTATCGTCCTTGCGATAGTTGGACCACTTTTATATGTTTTTCTATCGTCTTTCCTAGAACCGAATGCAATCATTCGAAAAGGGCTATCGTTACATGCATCAGATTGGTCATTAGAAGGGTATAAGCGGCTCTTTACGGATGACACCATAGTGAGAGGATTTTTCAACTCACTCCTGTATTCAACTGGATTTACGATTGTGACCGTGCTTGTTTGTCTCTTTGCCGGATACACGTTATCGGTAGAAGGTTTAGTGGGGAAAAAGCTATTTATGATTTTCTTCTTATTTACGATGTTTTTTGGAGGCGGCTTAATCCCAACTTATTTTGTTATTCGGGATTTAGGAATGTTAAATACGATTTGGGCGATTATTCTGCCTGGCGCTGTTAATGTCTGGTTTATTATTCTTGCCAGAACGTATTTTAAGGCAGTTCCAAATGAACTGAAGGAGGCAGCGCGCATTGATGGCGCCTCCGATTTAAAAATCTTTTTTAAAATCATTTTGCCTTTATCGAAACCGATTATCTTTGTTCTAGCTTTGTATGCCTTCATTGGACAATGGAACGCCTACTTTGATGCGATGATATACCTGGATGATCGAGAATTACATCCGCTGCAATTAGTATTGCGTTCGATTTTGATTCAAAACGAAGTACAGCCTGGAATGGTTGCGGATGTAGAGGCAAGGAACGAGCTTATGAGGATATCAGAGATGATCCGCTATTCATCGATTGTGATTGCAAGTTTACCGTTATTGATTATGTACCCATTCTTCCAAAAGTATTTTGAAAAGGGAGTAATGGTGGGTTCTCTAAAATAA
- a CDS encoding ABC transporter substrate-binding protein, which translates to MKKRMFTTASALLLSGSLLLTGCTSKSGGSESFSSKDYGLKEVTFPLKEEKTLKIMTSSSPLAPENPNDKLIFQRLEDQTGVKIDWRNYTTDIFNEKRNLAIASGELPDAIFNAGFSDYELLKHAKDGVIVPVEDLIQYMPNLQAVLEKAPQYKAMMTAPDGHIYAFPWIEELGEGKESIHSLDAFPWINMEWLNKLGLEVPKTTEELKQVLLAFKTQDPNGNGEADEIPMSFIINDGGQDPHSLFGAFGLGDNWDFTVVTNDGEVKLTAADESYKKAISWFNDLYNEGLIDIEAFEHDWNTYLSKGRDKKYGLYFTWDKGNITGMGDDYDLLAPLKGPEGHQNVARTNGMGFDRSRLVVTSANKNLELTAKWIDQLYDPSQSVQNNWGTYGDGKQQNIFGMDEATKMLKHLPLEGTAPVELREKTSVGGPLAILDSYYGTVTTKPDDAAWRLNLMKEVMVPYMEADNIYPRVFFSLEDLDRLSVIETDLFAYIKRKRAEWIANGGVEKEWNEYLAELDRLGLQEWLDIKQKGYDRNQE; encoded by the coding sequence ATGAAAAAAAGAATGTTTACAACGGCTTCAGCTCTACTGCTTTCAGGTTCGTTACTTTTAACTGGCTGTACCAGCAAAAGCGGCGGCAGCGAAAGTTTCTCTTCTAAGGATTATGGGTTAAAGGAAGTAACCTTCCCATTGAAAGAGGAAAAAACCTTAAAAATTATGACGTCAAGTTCGCCATTAGCTCCTGAGAATCCAAATGACAAGTTAATCTTTCAACGCTTAGAAGATCAAACGGGTGTAAAAATTGATTGGAGAAACTATACCACAGATATCTTTAATGAAAAACGTAATTTAGCGATCGCGAGTGGTGAGCTTCCAGACGCTATCTTTAATGCCGGGTTCAGCGATTATGAACTATTAAAGCATGCAAAGGATGGAGTTATTGTACCAGTTGAGGATCTTATTCAGTATATGCCGAACTTACAAGCTGTCCTTGAAAAAGCACCACAATACAAAGCAATGATGACGGCGCCTGATGGCCATATCTATGCTTTCCCATGGATTGAGGAGTTAGGTGAAGGAAAAGAAAGTATCCATTCCCTTGATGCATTCCCATGGATTAATATGGAATGGTTAAACAAATTAGGATTAGAGGTTCCAAAAACAACAGAAGAGTTAAAGCAAGTATTACTGGCTTTTAAAACCCAGGATCCAAATGGCAACGGCGAAGCGGACGAGATCCCCATGTCATTCATTATTAATGATGGCGGACAGGATCCCCATTCATTATTCGGTGCATTTGGACTAGGTGATAACTGGGATTTCACGGTGGTAACGAATGATGGAGAAGTAAAACTTACCGCTGCTGATGAAAGCTATAAAAAGGCGATTAGCTGGTTCAATGATTTATACAATGAAGGATTAATCGATATCGAGGCATTTGAACATGATTGGAATACGTATCTATCAAAAGGCCGAGACAAAAAATATGGTTTGTACTTTACATGGGATAAAGGAAATATCACTGGAATGGGTGATGATTACGATCTATTAGCTCCATTAAAAGGACCAGAAGGACATCAAAATGTTGCAAGAACAAACGGAATGGGCTTTGACCGCTCACGTTTAGTCGTAACATCAGCAAATAAAAACCTTGAATTAACAGCCAAGTGGATTGACCAGCTTTATGATCCGTCCCAATCCGTACAGAATAACTGGGGTACGTATGGTGACGGAAAGCAACAAAACATTTTTGGAATGGATGAGGCAACAAAAATGTTAAAACACCTTCCATTAGAAGGTACAGCACCAGTTGAATTAAGAGAAAAAACATCTGTCGGCGGGCCATTAGCGATCTTAGACAGCTACTACGGTACGGTGACAACCAAACCAGACGATGCTGCTTGGAGACTAAACTTAATGAAAGAAGTTATGGTTCCTTACATGGAAGCAGATAATATTTACCCACGTGTATTCTTCTCACTCGAGGACCTTGATCGACTTTCTGTTATCGAGACGGATCTGTTTGCTTATATTAAGCGAAAACGTGCCGAATGGATTGCAAATGGCGGCGTTGAAAAAGAATGGAACGAATATCTAGCAGAATTAGATCGACTTGGACTACAAGAATGGCTGGATATTAAGCAAAAAGGTTACGATCGAAATCAGGAATAA
- a CDS encoding glycoside hydrolase family 32 protein: MTQTYKEQYRPQFHFSPEEKWLNDPNGMVYFNDEYHLFYQHHPFGTTWGPMHWGHAVSKDLIHWEHLPIALYPDELGGIFSGSAVVDWKNTTGFFENDQPGLVAIYTSAGTYPDSDRPLQQQSLAYSKDNGRTWVKFDGNPVLSDVNITDYRDPKVFWHEETNKWVMVLATGQTITIYTSLNLKEWEFASEFGHTAGSHDGVWECPDLFKLPVDGGQEKWVMIVSIGDNGESAEGSRTQYFIGQFDGTTFVNDHDNSTILWLDYGRDNYAGVSWSDSQDGRRIYLGWMSNWRYANQVPSETWRGAMTLPRELFLTTTETGIRLFQKPVAEVSKIRKETESYPGTKIDSENTVCVPVKNSPLEISIEFEKVNSSQFGFIIQHSVEEKTIIGYDVTEEKLFVDRTLSGDHSFSTSFPAVQEASLKLDHQRLKLQLFLDASSIEVFANDGEIAITSLLFPSESAQEIMLFSNEGTTNVLELNVTELDSIWSK; the protein is encoded by the coding sequence ATGACACAAACCTATAAAGAGCAGTATCGTCCACAATTTCACTTTTCACCGGAAGAAAAGTGGCTGAATGATCCGAATGGAATGGTCTATTTTAATGATGAATATCATTTGTTCTATCAACACCATCCATTTGGCACGACCTGGGGACCCATGCACTGGGGCCATGCGGTAAGTAAAGACTTGATTCATTGGGAGCACCTTCCGATTGCATTATATCCGGATGAACTTGGAGGCATTTTTTCAGGGAGTGCAGTCGTCGATTGGAAGAATACGACAGGCTTTTTTGAAAATGATCAACCAGGATTGGTTGCAATTTATACAAGTGCTGGCACTTATCCTGATTCTGATAGACCACTTCAGCAACAAAGCTTAGCATACAGTAAGGACAATGGAAGAACGTGGGTAAAATTTGATGGCAATCCTGTCCTTTCAGACGTGAACATTACCGATTACCGTGATCCTAAAGTTTTTTGGCATGAAGAGACAAATAAATGGGTGATGGTTCTGGCGACGGGTCAAACCATTACGATATATACTTCCCTTAACTTAAAAGAATGGGAGTTTGCCAGCGAATTTGGACATACTGCCGGTTCACATGATGGCGTATGGGAATGCCCTGATTTATTTAAACTACCAGTAGATGGCGGGCAAGAAAAGTGGGTAATGATTGTAAGTATCGGTGATAATGGTGAATCAGCAGAAGGTTCCAGAACTCAATATTTTATCGGCCAGTTTGATGGAACCACTTTTGTGAATGACCATGACAATTCGACGATTCTTTGGTTAGATTACGGCCGTGATAATTATGCGGGTGTGAGCTGGTCCGATAGCCAAGATGGAAGACGTATTTATCTTGGCTGGATGAGTAACTGGCGCTATGCCAATCAAGTTCCCAGTGAGACGTGGAGAGGTGCGATGACGTTACCAAGAGAATTATTCTTAACTACAACTGAGACTGGTATCCGCTTATTCCAAAAACCAGTTGCGGAAGTTAGTAAGATTAGAAAAGAAACGGAATCTTATCCGGGCACTAAGATTGACTCTGAAAATACTGTATGTGTTCCAGTAAAGAATTCCCCACTGGAAATATCTATCGAATTTGAAAAAGTAAATTCAAGCCAATTTGGATTCATCATACAGCACTCTGTGGAAGAAAAAACCATCATTGGTTATGATGTAACAGAGGAAAAGTTATTTGTTGACCGAACACTTTCTGGAGATCATAGCTTTTCGACCTCTTTCCCAGCTGTACAAGAAGCCTCATTAAAGTTGGATCATCAAAGGCTGAAACTGCAGTTGTTTTTAGATGCCTCCTCCATTGAGGTGTTTGCAAACGATGGTGAGATTGCTATTACCAGCTTACTGTTTCCGTCTGAATCAGCGCAAGAAATCATGTTATTTTCAAATGAAGGAACAACAAATGTGTTGGAATTAAACGTAACAGAACTTGATTCCATTTGGAGCAAGTAA
- a CDS encoding carbohydrate kinase, translating into MGSSIVCIGELLIDFFCTDVDINLLEGQNFQKQAGGAPANVCATIAKLGGTALFSGKVGNDPFGQFLKKTLDDVQVDTSMVVFDDFHPTTLAFVSLQANGERDFVFNRGADAFLVEEEIDTVKLNEAAIHHFGSATALLSDPFQSTYFQVMRNAKEQGKFISFDPNYRKDLWKNRLPEFIDLAKVGIAFADFVKVSDEELTLITGINNLAEGTKYLHELGAKIITVTLGSEGTYLSNGHNSEIIPSVKIKSIDSTGAGDAFVGATLFQFAKGKPEIEDFEKLKEIIYFSNKVGALVCTKVGAISAIPTVEDILSGLS; encoded by the coding sequence TTGGGTTCATCAATTGTATGCATAGGTGAATTATTAATCGATTTTTTCTGTACGGATGTGGATATTAACTTACTAGAGGGACAAAATTTTCAAAAACAGGCTGGGGGAGCACCAGCTAATGTTTGTGCGACGATTGCGAAATTAGGAGGTACTGCTCTTTTTAGCGGAAAAGTTGGGAATGACCCATTTGGACAATTTCTAAAAAAGACTCTTGATGACGTTCAAGTAGATACATCAATGGTCGTGTTCGATGATTTCCATCCAACTACATTGGCCTTTGTTTCCCTACAGGCAAATGGCGAAAGAGATTTTGTATTTAATCGCGGAGCTGACGCTTTTTTAGTGGAGGAAGAAATTGATACCGTTAAGCTAAATGAGGCCGCTATTCATCATTTTGGTTCTGCCACTGCTTTATTAAGCGACCCTTTTCAATCCACTTATTTTCAAGTCATGCGTAATGCAAAAGAACAAGGAAAATTTATTTCATTTGATCCTAATTATCGAAAAGATCTATGGAAAAACAGACTTCCTGAATTTATCGACTTAGCAAAGGTGGGAATCGCATTCGCTGACTTTGTAAAAGTGAGTGACGAGGAGCTAACACTGATTACAGGAATCAATAACCTGGCTGAGGGAACGAAGTATCTACATGAATTAGGAGCAAAAATAATTACTGTGACATTAGGGAGTGAGGGAACTTATCTGTCAAATGGGCATAATAGCGAAATAATTCCAAGTGTAAAAATAAAATCCATTGATTCCACTGGTGCTGGAGATGCGTTTGTAGGTGCAACTTTATTCCAATTCGCAAAAGGTAAACCTGAAATCGAGGACTTTGAGAAACTTAAAGAAATCATTTATTTTAGTAATAAAGTAGGTGCCTTGGTATGTACCAAGGTAGGTGCAATTTCTGCAATACCTACGGTAGAAGACATTTTATCTGGATTATCCTGA
- a CDS encoding DoxX family protein — translation MFNHFLRENKISAAILTIIRLYLGYAWFTAGFGKLTGGFDASGYLKNAVANPVKGPDGNMVYSWYVNFLESFALPNIDVFNFIVPWGETLIGLGLMLGCLTTAAMFFGLVMNFSFFLAGTVSHNPTDIFLGFIILTAGYNAGKYGLDYWVVPFIRKTVGKEKVTA, via the coding sequence ATGTTTAACCACTTTTTAAGAGAAAATAAAATTTCTGCAGCTATCTTAACTATCATTCGTTTATATCTTGGCTATGCATGGTTCACAGCTGGTTTTGGAAAATTAACAGGCGGATTTGATGCTTCAGGATACTTGAAAAATGCAGTAGCGAATCCAGTTAAAGGTCCAGATGGAAACATGGTTTACAGTTGGTACGTAAATTTCTTAGAAAGCTTTGCACTGCCAAACATTGATGTGTTCAACTTCATCGTTCCTTGGGGAGAAACGTTAATTGGTTTAGGACTTATGCTTGGATGTTTAACAACAGCAGCCATGTTCTTCGGATTAGTGATGAATTTTTCTTTCTTCTTAGCAGGAACAGTATCACATAACCCAACTGATATCTTCTTAGGCTTCATTATCTTAACAGCAGGCTACAACGCAGGTAAATACGGTTTAGACTACTGGGTAGTTCCATTCATCCGCAAAACAGTTGGTAAAGAAAAAGTAACAGCATAG
- a CDS encoding extracellular solute-binding protein, with protein MRSIKNARKGFLPVLLLLVLVISGCSSKSSGESKNVITVPDAAIWGEESSALQTMYDLYQKDHPEYKIKQVTIKEVETALAAGEGSDLLLMDPFVAKESFKQGYVEPLDKYYEKYQYDKEMFKWAKNAYVFEGKTIGIPWNYEGLVLVYNKTLFKENGWEVPQNYNDLESLIKELKKKDLIPLAWGTADCADCDNWWITSIVNSILGPEGAKQLFSGDKKWTDPKIIEAVQRYSDFWNNGYLSDKKSHAISQEDSMQLFAQGKAAMKLDGTWSLASDLQTDFDIGYAPFPSWDPNGKPVIPLGVGGGLVINAKSKHKDQVAELLSYFFHEDVVEEMAKNGIPEPINADFSKMDLEPNVAEALNLISGAAAKGETGYVVWSYGSPRVVNAIKELPNVYLKKTTPEKWLEKLQELKEKDIDEKTLFDLGNY; from the coding sequence ATGAGGAGTATTAAGAATGCAAGGAAAGGATTTCTTCCAGTTTTATTATTATTAGTTTTGGTTATCTCAGGTTGCAGCTCGAAGTCCTCAGGAGAATCCAAGAACGTCATAACGGTTCCTGATGCTGCTATCTGGGGGGAAGAAAGTTCAGCTTTACAAACTATGTATGATTTATATCAAAAAGATCATCCCGAATATAAGATTAAACAAGTAACAATAAAGGAAGTTGAAACGGCCTTAGCTGCCGGTGAGGGATCGGATCTACTCCTAATGGACCCTTTTGTAGCTAAAGAGAGCTTTAAGCAGGGATATGTGGAGCCGTTGGACAAATATTATGAAAAATATCAATATGATAAAGAGATGTTCAAATGGGCTAAGAATGCATATGTCTTTGAGGGAAAAACAATTGGAATCCCATGGAACTACGAAGGTCTGGTTCTAGTCTATAACAAGACATTGTTTAAGGAAAACGGCTGGGAGGTACCTCAAAATTACAACGATTTGGAAAGTTTAATCAAGGAATTAAAAAAGAAGGACTTGATTCCTTTAGCATGGGGAACCGCTGATTGTGCGGATTGTGATAACTGGTGGATAACCAGCATAGTGAACAGTATTTTAGGTCCGGAAGGTGCGAAACAACTGTTTTCCGGAGATAAAAAGTGGACAGATCCTAAAATTATAGAAGCTGTTCAACGTTATTCTGATTTTTGGAATAATGGATATCTTAGCGATAAAAAATCCCATGCTATTTCTCAAGAAGATAGCATGCAGTTATTTGCACAAGGAAAAGCTGCCATGAAATTAGATGGTACATGGTCTCTCGCATCAGACCTTCAAACGGACTTTGATATCGGATATGCTCCTTTCCCCAGCTGGGACCCTAATGGAAAGCCTGTTATTCCTCTAGGAGTTGGAGGCGGTTTAGTTATTAATGCGAAATCCAAACATAAAGATCAAGTGGCAGAACTATTGAGTTATTTCTTTCATGAGGATGTAGTAGAGGAAATGGCTAAGAATGGGATTCCGGAACCTATAAATGCGGATTTTAGTAAAATGGACTTAGAACCTAATGTGGCTGAAGCACTGAATTTAATTAGTGGAGCTGCCGCTAAGGGAGAGACGGGTTACGTAGTTTGGTCTTATGGTTCTCCGCGTGTAGTAAATGCTATAAAGGAATTACCAAACGTATACCTTAAGAAAACAACTCCTGAAAAATGGCTGGAAAAGTTACAAGAACTAAAAGAAAAGGATATTGATGAAAAAACTCTTTTTGATCTAGGTAACTACTAA